One window from the genome of Natronomonas pharaonis DSM 2160 encodes:
- a CDS encoding metallophosphoesterase family protein: MEVAILADTHVMSRAAAIPDWVTETVQSADHVIHAGDFDSRPAYEELDSLAASLTAVAGNMDHGLDLPTVATVDLAGVRFVVTHGDGPDEGYKERLAAITDTHAAGTTVGVGGHTHRVLDTEVDGYRLCNPGSATAAWPAQEETMLVATVAGGDVELALRRGD, translated from the coding sequence ATGGAGGTCGCGATTCTCGCCGACACGCACGTCATGTCGCGGGCCGCGGCGATTCCCGACTGGGTTACAGAGACGGTCCAAAGCGCCGACCATGTCATCCATGCTGGCGATTTCGACTCCAGGCCGGCATACGAGGAACTCGACTCGCTGGCCGCGTCGCTGACCGCCGTCGCGGGCAACATGGACCACGGGCTTGATCTGCCCACCGTCGCCACGGTCGACCTCGCCGGCGTCCGGTTTGTCGTCACGCACGGTGACGGCCCCGACGAGGGGTACAAGGAACGCCTCGCCGCCATCACCGACACCCACGCAGCGGGGACGACCGTCGGCGTGGGGGGACACACCCACCGGGTTCTCGATACCGAGGTTGACGGCTACCGGCTCTGCAACCCCGGCAGCGCAACGGCCGCATGGCCGGCCCAAGAGGAGACGATGCTGGTGGCGACCGTTGCCGGTGGCGATGTCGAGCTCGCCCTCCGGCGTGGCGACTGA
- a CDS encoding C2H2-type zinc finger protein, which yields MSYACSACDSEFESAAGVTQHVALHHDTCAVCNESFGETDELREHVHQSH from the coding sequence ATGAGCTACGCTTGCTCGGCCTGCGACTCGGAGTTCGAATCGGCAGCCGGTGTCACCCAACACGTTGCGCTCCATCACGACACCTGTGCTGTCTGTAACGAATCGTTCGGCGAGACGGACGAACTGCGCGAGCACGTTCACCAGTCCCACTAA
- a CDS encoding CopG family ribbon-helix-helix protein, with the protein MPVVSVSMPASLLDRLDEFIDEHDYSGRSEAVREGTRKVLTEFDDQSVPTSPAVCIVAVMFDHDTDAESSLSTLRHEHDELVTSNVHSHAGEACLELFVAEGEVDAIGTFVSRVRTVDGVGSVEYTFVDDNDEIIPR; encoded by the coding sequence ATGCCAGTGGTGAGCGTCTCGATGCCGGCGTCGCTTCTCGACCGCCTCGACGAGTTCATCGACGAACACGACTACAGTGGCCGCAGCGAGGCCGTCAGAGAGGGTACCAGAAAGGTGCTCACCGAGTTCGACGACCAGTCGGTTCCGACATCGCCGGCCGTCTGTATCGTTGCGGTTATGTTCGACCACGACACCGACGCGGAGTCGTCGCTGTCGACGCTCCGGCACGAACACGACGAGCTTGTCACATCGAACGTTCACAGCCACGCCGGCGAGGCGTGCCTCGAACTCTTCGTCGCCGAGGGTGAGGTCGATGCCATCGGGACGTTCGTCAGCCGCGTTCGGACCGTCGACGGCGTTGGGTCCGTCGAGTACACGTTCGTCGACGATAATGACGAAATTATCCCACGCTGA
- a CDS encoding MogA/MoaB family molybdenum cofactor biosynthesis protein: MTDKRRPPADRRGTDDDGHAVVDPLYVAVITVSSSRDVDDDPGGDAAVDCVEAAGGRVTARRAISDDFAAIRGLVSRLAAREDVDCIVTTGGTGMTMDDVTPTACEGLFEREIPGFGELFRQLSYDEIGHRAMASRAIAGIVAGVPVFCLPGSRAAVETGLTELVLPEAPHLAGLATRHQFD; the protein is encoded by the coding sequence GTGACCGACAAACGCCGTCCTCCTGCTGACCGACGCGGCACTGACGACGACGGCCACGCGGTCGTCGACCCGCTCTATGTCGCGGTCATAACAGTGTCCTCCTCGCGCGATGTCGACGACGACCCCGGTGGCGATGCGGCCGTCGATTGCGTCGAAGCAGCCGGCGGACGGGTCACGGCCCGCCGAGCAATCAGCGATGATTTCGCTGCTATCCGCGGGCTCGTCTCGCGGCTTGCTGCCCGCGAGGATGTCGACTGCATCGTCACGACCGGCGGCACCGGGATGACGATGGATGACGTGACGCCAACCGCCTGCGAAGGGCTCTTCGAGCGGGAGATTCCCGGATTCGGCGAGCTTTTCAGGCAGCTTTCCTACGACGAAATCGGCCATCGGGCGATGGCCTCACGGGCGATAGCCGGCATCGTCGCCGGCGTCCCGGTCTTTTGTCTCCCCGGTAGCCGCGCCGCGGTCGAGACGGGCCTTACCGAACTCGTACTCCCCGAAGCGCCGCATCTAGCCGGACTGGCGACACGCCATCAGTTCGATTGA
- a CDS encoding ATP synthase subunit B, which translates to MQKEYKTITEISGPLVFAEVDEPVGYDEMVEIETPSGETRRGQVLESTSEFVAIQVFEGTSGIDRNSSVRFLGETLQMPLTEELLGRVLSGSGEPIDGGPEIEPDEEREIVGAAINPTAREYPEEFIQTGVSAIDGMNTLIRGQKLPIFSGSGLPHNELALQIARQASVPEEESGDDEAGSEFAVIFGAMGITQEEANEFMDDFERTGALERSVVFMNLADDPAVERTVTPRMALTTAEYLAFEEGYHVLVILTDMTNYCEALREIGAAREEVPGRRGYPGYMYTDLAQLYERAGRIEGREGSVTQIPILTMPGDDDTHPIPDLTGYITEGQIYIDRNLNSQGIEPPINVLPSLSRLMDDGIGEGFTREDHPDVSDQAYAAYAEGEDLRDLVNIVGREALSERDNKYLDFADRFEEEFVQQGYDTNRDVEETLDLAWELLSDLPKEELNRIDEEAIEEYYVEDEQAAQTAD; encoded by the coding sequence ATGCAGAAAGAATACAAGACCATCACGGAAATCAGCGGTCCGCTGGTGTTCGCCGAGGTCGACGAGCCGGTCGGCTACGACGAAATGGTCGAAATCGAGACGCCGAGCGGCGAGACTCGCCGCGGTCAGGTGCTCGAATCGACCTCCGAGTTCGTCGCCATTCAGGTGTTCGAGGGTACCTCGGGCATCGACCGGAACTCGTCGGTTCGTTTCCTCGGCGAGACGCTCCAGATGCCGCTGACGGAGGAACTGCTCGGGCGCGTCCTGTCGGGCTCCGGTGAGCCAATCGACGGCGGCCCCGAAATCGAACCTGACGAGGAACGCGAGATCGTCGGCGCGGCTATCAACCCGACGGCTCGTGAGTATCCCGAAGAGTTCATCCAGACTGGCGTCTCCGCCATTGACGGGATGAACACCCTCATCCGCGGCCAGAAGCTCCCCATCTTCTCGGGGTCGGGGCTGCCGCACAACGAGCTTGCGCTCCAGATTGCGCGACAGGCGAGCGTCCCCGAAGAGGAATCGGGCGACGACGAAGCGGGCTCGGAGTTCGCCGTCATTTTCGGTGCGATGGGTATCACCCAGGAAGAGGCAAACGAGTTCATGGACGACTTCGAGCGTACCGGCGCGCTGGAACGCTCCGTCGTCTTCATGAACCTCGCCGACGACCCGGCAGTCGAGCGGACCGTCACGCCGCGGATGGCGCTGACGACCGCCGAATACCTGGCCTTCGAGGAGGGCTACCACGTACTGGTCATCCTTACGGACATGACCAACTACTGTGAGGCGCTCCGCGAAATCGGTGCCGCCCGTGAGGAGGTCCCGGGCCGCCGTGGCTACCCCGGGTATATGTACACCGACCTCGCACAGCTCTACGAGCGCGCCGGCCGTATCGAAGGCCGTGAGGGCTCTGTCACGCAGATTCCCATCCTCACGATGCCCGGCGACGACGACACACACCCGATTCCGGACCTGACCGGCTACATTACCGAGGGCCAAATCTACATCGACCGGAACCTCAACAGCCAGGGCATCGAGCCCCCGATCAACGTCCTTCCGAGCCTCTCGCGGCTCATGGACGACGGCATCGGTGAAGGGTTCACACGCGAAGACCACCCCGACGTCTCCGACCAGGCGTACGCCGCCTACGCCGAAGGTGAGGACCTGCGCGACCTCGTGAACATTGTCGGCCGCGAAGCGCTCTCCGAGCGTGACAACAAGTATCTCGACTTCGCCGACCGGTTCGAAGAAGAGTTCGTCCAGCAGGGCTACGACACGAACCGCGATGTCGAGGAGACGCTCGACCTTGCGTGGGAACTCCTGAGTGACCTTCCCAAAGAAGAGCTCAACCGTATCGACGAGGAGGCCATCGAGGAGTACTACGTCGAAGACGAGCAGGCCGCACAGACGGCCGACTAG
- a CDS encoding NUDIX domain-containing protein, with the protein METEHVVTCFLRHGTEVLFVERSDAVGTYAGRWGGVSGYTEGNPDEAARWEIDEEVGLLSAATLVRRGEPVTVDDDECGRRWMVHPYLFAVEHRDVTPNEEVAAVEWLQPPVIRDRETVPKLWAAYRAVGPAVETVRMDTDRGAAALSLRALEALRDRAAEVDDYAAVAETGRALLAARPSMAVVRNRISRVLSAAGRTPMAVCQAAMDACEAALEAGAEAASRAADSLGERVLTLSRSGTVEAAILEAEPSRVVVAESRPGREGVGTAERLAEAGIDVTVCADAAVTAALSTADIETVVFGADTVLADGSVINKVGSHPAALAAADTDIECLAVCSRDKMSPTTAADIETGPPEAVYDGDADVSVYNPAFERVPASLVDGIVTEEGRLPTAAAAAIAERHADHRDWRP; encoded by the coding sequence ATGGAGACCGAGCACGTCGTTACGTGCTTTCTCAGACACGGCACTGAGGTGCTCTTCGTCGAACGGAGCGACGCCGTCGGCACCTACGCCGGCCGGTGGGGCGGCGTCTCCGGCTACACCGAGGGGAACCCCGACGAGGCTGCCCGCTGGGAGATAGACGAGGAAGTCGGACTGCTGTCGGCAGCCACCCTCGTCCGCCGTGGAGAGCCGGTAACGGTCGACGACGACGAATGTGGCCGGCGATGGATGGTTCATCCGTACCTCTTTGCTGTCGAACACCGCGACGTGACGCCGAACGAGGAAGTCGCGGCCGTCGAGTGGCTCCAGCCCCCGGTGATACGGGACCGTGAAACGGTGCCGAAGCTCTGGGCGGCCTATCGCGCGGTCGGCCCGGCAGTCGAGACTGTCCGGATGGACACCGACCGCGGCGCGGCGGCACTCTCGTTGCGGGCGCTAGAGGCCCTCCGTGACCGGGCGGCCGAAGTCGACGACTACGCCGCCGTCGCCGAAACCGGTCGAGCGCTGCTGGCGGCGCGGCCGAGCATGGCCGTCGTCCGCAACCGCATTAGCCGAGTGCTATCGGCAGCCGGCCGGACGCCGATGGCGGTCTGCCAAGCGGCGATGGACGCCTGCGAAGCGGCGCTGGAAGCCGGCGCGGAGGCGGCCAGCCGCGCTGCCGACAGCCTCGGCGAGCGGGTGCTAACGCTCTCGCGGTCGGGAACCGTCGAGGCGGCGATTTTGGAGGCAGAACCCAGCCGGGTCGTGGTCGCCGAGTCCCGCCCCGGACGGGAGGGGGTCGGGACAGCCGAGCGACTGGCCGAAGCCGGGATTGACGTTACGGTGTGTGCCGACGCCGCCGTCACAGCGGCGCTGTCGACGGCTGACATCGAGACAGTCGTTTTCGGTGCCGACACTGTACTGGCAGACGGCAGCGTCATCAACAAGGTCGGCTCCCATCCCGCGGCGCTTGCGGCCGCCGACACCGACATCGAGTGTCTCGCCGTCTGCTCGCGGGACAAGATGTCGCCGACGACGGCGGCCGACATCGAAACCGGGCCGCCGGAGGCGGTCTACGACGGTGACGCCGACGTGTCGGTGTACAATCCGGCCTTCGAGCGCGTCCCGGCGTCGCTCGTCGACGGCATCGTTACTGAGGAGGGTCGACTCCCGACGGCCGCCGCTGCGGCCATCGCTGAGCGGCACGCCGACCATCGCGATTGGCGTCCGTAG
- a CDS encoding CopG family ribbon-helix-helix protein, producing the protein MRTSLAVPEELLSEFDATWQKEGLDSRSRAIREAMAEYVERHEALETADGPVAGVVVFDYEHEEVIENLHGVQHTYQDVIVSTSHAHRGEWCLETLFVDGDAAAIRELVYQLKDFDGVRRVRTMVL; encoded by the coding sequence ATGCGAACGAGTCTCGCTGTCCCCGAAGAACTCCTGTCGGAATTCGACGCGACGTGGCAAAAAGAGGGCCTCGACTCGCGGTCGCGTGCCATCCGGGAAGCGATGGCGGAGTACGTCGAGCGTCACGAGGCGCTCGAAACCGCCGACGGACCGGTCGCGGGGGTCGTTGTCTTCGACTACGAACACGAGGAGGTTATCGAGAACCTCCATGGCGTCCAGCACACCTACCAGGATGTCATTGTCTCGACGAGCCACGCCCATCGGGGCGAGTGGTGTCTGGAGACGCTCTTTGTCGATGGCGACGCGGCGGCTATCCGGGAGTTGGTGTACCAGCTGAAGGATTTCGACGGCGTCCGCCGCGTTCGGACGATGGTGCTGTAG
- a CDS encoding CobW family GTP-binding protein, with translation MSVPVTILAGTLGAGKTTLLNHVLEGDHGREVAVLVNDMGEVNVDASAIERWVDDNDVVELSNGCICCGMQGELERAVVDLALGESFEHLLVEPSGISEPSAVAEQFARGRAAGFYQLASVTTVVDAEQFYAAFGDGDARRRGAAADGTRPLSDLIVDGVEFCDRLVVNKRDRVTEAELETVVETIRTLQPDAELRRTAFGSVDPEWLLDDSAFDAEAVAGSARWKRVLEAYNDGAAQVDGHAHTAEGHDDGSHDHHSHDRAETHDHEHDHEHDHDHTHPPEQYGVESFVYRRRRPFHPERLSAVLTALPDEVVRAKGWLHVAGRPDHALHLSFAGSQTHVKVAGRWIASLDETKQDRYRRRRDPDWDDQWGDRETKLVFIGQSFDTAALEARLDDCLATEAERVDGCDGVPNPFPGAETTEVRL, from the coding sequence ATGTCCGTCCCCGTCACTATCCTCGCAGGCACGCTCGGAGCCGGCAAAACGACGCTGCTCAACCACGTCCTTGAGGGCGACCACGGTCGCGAGGTAGCCGTCCTCGTCAACGACATGGGCGAGGTCAACGTCGACGCCTCAGCAATCGAACGGTGGGTCGATGACAACGACGTCGTCGAGCTATCGAACGGCTGTATCTGCTGTGGAATGCAGGGCGAGCTCGAACGGGCGGTCGTCGACCTCGCGTTGGGAGAGTCGTTTGAACACCTCCTCGTCGAGCCGTCCGGTATCTCCGAGCCATCGGCGGTTGCCGAACAGTTCGCCCGCGGCCGCGCCGCCGGCTTCTACCAGCTCGCCAGTGTTACGACCGTCGTCGATGCCGAACAGTTCTACGCTGCCTTCGGCGACGGCGACGCTCGTCGCCGCGGCGCGGCTGCGGACGGCACTAGGCCACTTTCGGACCTCATCGTCGATGGTGTCGAGTTCTGTGACCGTCTCGTCGTCAACAAGCGCGACCGGGTAACCGAGGCAGAACTGGAGACCGTCGTCGAGACGATACGCACGCTCCAGCCGGACGCCGAGCTTCGGCGGACGGCGTTCGGGTCTGTCGACCCAGAGTGGCTGCTTGACGACAGTGCGTTCGATGCCGAAGCGGTCGCTGGGTCGGCCCGCTGGAAGCGGGTGCTCGAAGCATACAACGACGGTGCGGCCCAAGTTGACGGACACGCTCATACTGCCGAGGGCCACGACGACGGGAGCCACGACCACCACAGCCACGACCGTGCGGAAACCCACGACCACGAGCACGACCACGAGCACGACCACGACCACACCCACCCTCCGGAACAGTACGGTGTCGAGTCGTTCGTCTATCGCCGCCGCCGGCCGTTCCATCCCGAGCGGCTCTCGGCAGTGTTGACCGCCCTACCGGACGAGGTCGTCCGGGCGAAAGGATGGCTCCATGTCGCCGGTCGGCCGGACCATGCGCTGCACCTATCGTTTGCAGGCTCGCAAACCCACGTCAAGGTCGCCGGCCGCTGGATCGCCTCGCTCGATGAAACAAAGCAGGACCGCTACCGCCGGCGACGGGACCCCGACTGGGACGACCAGTGGGGTGACCGAGAGACGAAGCTCGTCTTCATCGGCCAGTCGTTTGACACCGCTGCGCTTGAAGCACGGCTTGATGACTGTCTCGCCACCGAAGCCGAGCGGGTCGACGGCTGTGATGGTGTCCCGAATCCGTTCCCCGGTGCGGAGACGACGGAGGTGCGACTGTGA
- a CDS encoding ATP synthase subunit A: protein MSQATASEITDEGVIESVSGPVVTAVDLDARMNDVVYVGEEGLMGEVIEIEGNLTTIQVYEETSDVAPGEPVENTGEPLSVDLGPGMMDSIYDGVQRPLDVLEEKMGAFLDRGVDAPGIDLEKTWEFNPEVSEGDEVSPGDVVGIVPETESIDHKVLVPPDYEGGEVTAVESGNFTVDETVVELDSGEEIQMRQEWPVREPRPTVEKETPTTPLVSGQRVLDGLFPIAKGGTAAIPGPFGSGKTVTQHQLAKWADADIVVYVGCGERGNEMTEVIEDFPELEDPKTGKPLMSRTCLIANTSNMPVAARESCVYTGITIAEYYRDMGYDVALMADSTSRWAEAMREISSRLEEMPGEEGYPAYLAARLSEFYERAGKFQNMNGSEGSISVIGAVSPPGGDFSEPVTQNTLRIVKCFWALDADLAERRHFPSINWNESYSLYKEQLDPWWRENVHEEFPEVRQWAVDVLDEEDELQEIVQLVGKDALPEDQQLTLEVARYIREAWLQQNAFHDVDTYCEPEKTYQMLTAIQHFNDEAFEALDAGVPVEEIIDVDAVPQLNRMNTQEDYEEYIEELKGDLTDQLRELY, encoded by the coding sequence ATGAGTCAAGCAACTGCAAGCGAAATCACGGACGAGGGCGTAATCGAGAGCGTCAGTGGTCCTGTTGTGACCGCTGTCGACCTCGACGCCCGGATGAACGACGTCGTCTACGTCGGCGAGGAAGGACTGATGGGCGAGGTCATCGAAATCGAAGGCAACCTCACCACCATTCAGGTGTACGAGGAAACCTCCGACGTCGCCCCTGGCGAGCCGGTCGAAAACACCGGCGAGCCGCTGTCGGTCGACCTCGGCCCGGGCATGATGGACAGTATCTACGACGGCGTCCAGCGCCCGCTGGACGTCCTCGAAGAGAAGATGGGGGCTTTCCTCGACCGCGGTGTCGACGCCCCCGGTATCGACCTCGAGAAGACCTGGGAGTTCAATCCCGAGGTCTCCGAGGGAGACGAAGTGTCGCCCGGCGACGTCGTCGGTATCGTTCCCGAAACAGAGAGCATCGACCACAAGGTACTGGTGCCGCCGGACTACGAGGGCGGCGAGGTAACCGCCGTCGAGTCGGGTAACTTCACCGTCGACGAGACGGTCGTTGAACTCGACAGCGGCGAAGAAATCCAGATGCGGCAGGAATGGCCGGTTCGGGAGCCGCGCCCGACGGTCGAAAAGGAGACGCCGACGACGCCGCTGGTCTCCGGCCAGCGCGTCCTTGACGGTCTTTTCCCCATCGCAAAGGGCGGAACGGCCGCCATTCCGGGGCCGTTCGGCTCCGGAAAGACGGTCACCCAGCACCAACTCGCCAAGTGGGCCGACGCTGACATCGTCGTCTACGTCGGCTGTGGCGAGCGTGGCAACGAGATGACGGAGGTCATTGAGGACTTCCCCGAGCTGGAAGACCCCAAGACCGGCAAGCCGCTGATGAGCCGAACGTGTCTCATCGCGAACACGTCGAACATGCCGGTCGCAGCGCGTGAATCCTGTGTCTACACCGGAATCACCATCGCCGAGTACTACCGCGACATGGGGTACGACGTGGCGCTGATGGCCGACTCCACCTCGCGGTGGGCAGAGGCCATGCGTGAAATCTCCTCGCGGCTCGAAGAGATGCCCGGCGAGGAGGGGTACCCGGCGTATCTGGCCGCCCGCCTCTCGGAGTTCTACGAGCGGGCCGGCAAGTTCCAGAACATGAACGGCAGCGAAGGGTCGATTTCGGTTATCGGCGCGGTGTCGCCGCCCGGCGGCGACTTCTCGGAGCCGGTCACCCAGAACACGCTGCGTATTGTCAAATGCTTCTGGGCGCTGGACGCCGACCTCGCGGAGCGTCGGCACTTCCCCTCTATCAACTGGAACGAGTCCTATTCGCTGTACAAAGAACAGCTCGACCCCTGGTGGCGCGAGAACGTCCACGAGGAGTTCCCCGAGGTCCGACAGTGGGCCGTCGACGTGCTCGACGAGGAAGACGAACTACAGGAGATTGTCCAACTCGTCGGGAAGGACGCGCTACCGGAAGACCAGCAGCTCACGCTTGAGGTCGCCCGGTACATCCGTGAGGCGTGGCTCCAGCAGAACGCCTTCCACGATGTCGACACCTACTGCGAACCGGAGAAGACCTACCAGATGCTGACGGCCATCCAGCACTTCAACGACGAAGCCTTCGAAGCGCTGGACGCCGGCGTCCCCGTCGAGGAGATTATCGACGTCGACGCCGTGCCGCAGCTCAACCGGATGAACACCCAAGAGGACTACGAAGAGTACATCGAGGAGCTGAAAGGCGACCTTACCGACCAGCTCCGGGAGCTCTACTGA
- a CDS encoding GTP-binding protein yields MSDTIPVTVLSGALGAGKTTTLNHVLTADHGLEVAVLVNDMGEVNVDVDHVDQQSQLSQTDEEVIEMSNGCICCRLRGDMLDAVGSLAASREFDYLLVESSGISEPIPVAQTFTLGFEDADYDPTTDYHLDTMVSVVDAHAMYEGFDSGAALADETAGGGTDRVPEEVLMDQIEFCDVLLLNKCDLVPDDELDAIEAVLETLQPRAEILRTEFGAVDPTDILDTGRFDFEMARDSAGWKHELQHDHHHDPSEEHGVESFVFRANRPVHPERFESLLYDLPESVIRAKGFFWSAGREDISMGLDKAGQSVRAGPNGRWIATLPPQEQRRYLQALPGLEDEWDDQWGDRGAELVFIGRNYDPQQLEARLEACLLTDDEMDDDWSRYPDPFGTERQREFALADD; encoded by the coding sequence ATGAGCGACACAATACCGGTCACGGTACTTTCCGGAGCGCTTGGTGCCGGGAAGACGACAACGTTGAACCACGTTTTGACCGCTGACCACGGACTTGAGGTAGCCGTACTGGTCAATGACATGGGCGAAGTCAACGTCGATGTCGACCACGTCGACCAGCAGTCACAGCTCTCACAGACCGACGAGGAGGTAATCGAAATGTCGAACGGCTGCATCTGCTGTCGGCTGCGCGGCGATATGCTCGACGCAGTCGGCTCGTTGGCCGCCTCGCGGGAGTTCGACTACCTGCTCGTCGAATCGTCGGGCATTTCCGAGCCGATTCCGGTCGCACAGACGTTCACGCTCGGCTTTGAGGACGCCGACTACGACCCGACCACGGACTATCACCTCGATACGATGGTCTCGGTCGTCGACGCCCACGCGATGTACGAGGGCTTCGATTCCGGAGCCGCTCTCGCCGACGAAACTGCCGGTGGGGGCACTGACCGTGTTCCCGAGGAGGTCCTGATGGACCAAATCGAATTCTGTGATGTCCTCTTGCTCAACAAATGTGACCTCGTCCCGGACGACGAACTCGATGCCATTGAGGCGGTACTGGAGACACTCCAGCCACGGGCCGAAATCCTCCGCACTGAGTTCGGAGCGGTCGACCCGACCGACATTCTCGATACCGGCCGCTTCGACTTCGAGATGGCCCGCGACTCGGCCGGCTGGAAACACGAACTCCAACACGACCACCACCACGACCCGAGCGAGGAGCACGGCGTCGAGTCGTTTGTCTTCCGTGCCAACCGCCCGGTCCACCCCGAGCGATTCGAGTCGCTGCTTTACGACCTGCCGGAGTCCGTCATCCGTGCCAAGGGGTTCTTCTGGTCGGCCGGCCGCGAAGACATCTCGATGGGGCTCGACAAGGCCGGCCAGTCGGTCCGTGCCGGGCCGAACGGCCGCTGGATAGCGACGCTGCCACCGCAAGAACAGCGGCGCTATCTTCAGGCGCTCCCCGGCCTCGAAGACGAGTGGGACGACCAGTGGGGCGACCGTGGTGCCGAACTGGTCTTCATCGGCCGCAACTACGACCCACAGCAGCTCGAAGCGCGGCTCGAAGCCTGCCTGCTGACTGACGACGAGATGGACGACGACTGGAGCCGCTATCCGGACCCGTTCGGAACCGAGCGCCAGCGGGAGTTCGCGCTCGCGGACGACTGA
- a CDS encoding coenzyme F420-0:L-glutamate ligase, which translates to MEALAVDGLPEIHEGDDLAALLEDRVDFADGDVLCVASTIVSKAEGRAFDRESFPPSDRAKAIADRLSTITGEQKDPRFAQAVLEESEELLTESPFLLSVTRFGHITVNAGIDRSNVPGADLLLLPEDPTASAERLSSALGVPVVVTDTSGRPFRYGQRGVAVGWAGLPAARDWRGETDRDGRELGVTVQAVVDELAATANLVAGEGDDGTPAVVVREWSFGDHDGSDLLFRREEDDIVREALRQWTFDGHQQ; encoded by the coding sequence ATGGAGGCGCTCGCCGTAGACGGGTTGCCGGAGATACACGAGGGCGACGACCTCGCCGCCCTGCTTGAGGACCGCGTCGACTTTGCGGACGGCGACGTGCTCTGTGTCGCCAGCACCATCGTTTCGAAGGCGGAGGGACGTGCTTTCGACCGTGAGTCGTTCCCGCCGAGCGACCGTGCCAAGGCCATTGCCGACCGGCTGTCGACGATTACCGGCGAACAAAAAGACCCCCGATTTGCACAGGCAGTGCTCGAAGAAAGCGAGGAGCTGCTGACCGAATCGCCGTTTTTGCTGTCGGTGACCCGGTTCGGACATATCACGGTCAACGCCGGCATCGACCGCTCGAACGTCCCGGGGGCCGACCTGCTCCTGTTGCCCGAGGACCCGACCGCCTCAGCGGAGCGGCTCTCCTCGGCGCTTGGCGTTCCGGTGGTCGTCACCGACACGTCCGGCCGCCCGTTCCGCTACGGCCAGCGCGGCGTCGCCGTCGGCTGGGCCGGACTTCCAGCCGCTCGCGATTGGCGCGGCGAGACCGACCGGGACGGCCGCGAACTCGGCGTCACCGTGCAGGCGGTCGTTGACGAACTTGCCGCGACAGCGAACCTCGTTGCCGGCGAGGGCGACGACGGCACGCCGGCTGTCGTCGTCCGCGAGTGGTCGTTTGGCGACCACGACGGCAGCGACCTGCTGTTCCGCCGCGAGGAAGACGACATCGTCCGCGAGGCGCTCCGCCAGTGGACGTTCGACGGACATCAACAATGA